One Bombina bombina isolate aBomBom1 chromosome 5, aBomBom1.pri, whole genome shotgun sequence DNA segment encodes these proteins:
- the LOC128661635 gene encoding perilipin-2-like, protein MAAQCSTPVTDQVTSVAITSAMPIIQKLEPQIAIANNYACIGLDKIEEKLPILYQPSNKIVSNASDAVTEAKETIIQSITGVVHKTKEAVHESVEMTKAVVNGSINTVLGSGVVRMVSSGVDTALSKSDTLLNEYLPPTDEELAIELTNTEGFEAATQKPNYYVRLGSLYSKTCKRAYQQALVWVKDAKCRSQEAISELNHTVDLIEYARKNVNNANQKIHDAQEKLYNSWADWRKSTGQTEGEAESVEHIESRTLSIARNLSQQLQTTCLSLVSSVQGLPRNVQDKAVRASAMAGEIYQNFRTASSFGEVSDSFLTTSKGQIKKIKDSMDDVMDYLVNNTPLNWLVGPFYPQLAGSPHEKKMCWGRGSQPKGMTKVNKNSLRRSKSVKFVKFGKSMK, encoded by the exons ttACATCTGTAGCCATCACCAGTGCTATGCCAATCATCCAGAAATTGGAGCCACAAATTGCTATTGCCAACAACTATGCCTGCATCGGACTGGATAAAATTGAAGAAAAGCTACCAATTCTCTATCAGCCTAGCAACAAGATTGTGTCCAATGCATCTGATGCAGTTACTGAAGCCAAGGAGACCATTATTCAAAGTATTACAGGTGTAGTGCATAAGACAAAAGAAGCTGTCCATGAAAGTGTTGAAATGACCAAAGCAGTTGTGAATGGCAGTATAAATACTGTCTTGGGAAGCGGTGTAGTGCGTATGGTGAGCAGTGGAGTTGACACTGCACTTTCAAAATCTGACACTTTATTGAATGAATACCTACCACCAACTGATGAAGAATTAGCCATTGAATTAACAAATACTGAAGGATTTGAAGCAGCCACCCAGAAGCCCAACTACTATGTCAGACTAGGGTCCCTCTACTCAAAGACTTGTAAGCGTGCTTATCAGCAAGCTTTAGTTTGGGTCAAAGATGCCAAATGCAGAAGCCAGGAAGCTATTTCTGAGCTAAATCATACAGTTGATCTGATTGAATATGCAAGGAAGAATGTGAATAATGCCAACCAAAAGATTCATGATGCACAAGAGAAGCTCTACAACTCATGGGCTGATTGGAGGAAGAGCACAGGCCAAACTGAGGGTGAAGCTGAAAGTGTTGAGCATATTGAGTCACGTACTCTCTCCATTGCCCGGAACCTGAGTCAGCAACTTCAGACCACGTGCCTTTCCCTGGTGTCCAGTGTGCAAGGCCTACCTCGAAATGTTCAAGACAAAGCTGTGCGTGCCAGTGCTATGGCtggagaaatataccaaaatttccGTACTGCTTCCTCCTTCGGAGAGGTATCAGACAGTTTCCTAACTACCAGCAAagggcaaataaaaaaaattaaagattcaATGGATGATGTAATGGATTATCTAGTCAACAACACACCACTTAACTGGCTGGTAGGTCCTTTTTACCCCCAGCTGGCTGGGTCTCCGCATGAGAAAAAAATGTGTTGGGGCAGAGGCAGCCAGCCAAAAGGAATGACCAAAGTTAAT aaaaatagcctccgaagaagcaaaagtgtcaaatttgtaaaatttggaaaaagtatgaag